TGCTACAATATCCAATGTATCTTTATCTGTGATTCTTCGTCCGTTAATCATTTTTTGTTCAACGCCTAGTTTATCAGCCAACGTGGTCGCTAATTTCCCCCCTCCATGAACCAGAATTTTCTTTTCCTGAATATTAGAAAACTGCTCCAGAAATTCGTTCAATAATTCCTCATCATCAATTAAAGCACCGCCGATTTTTATAATGTATAATTTTTCTTTCATTACAAACCTTTTTTGAGAACCTTGTCAAGGTTTAAAACCTTGACAAGGTTTGCGATTGTAAACCTCATAGATTTTAAAACCTATGAGGTCTAGTTGTTAAGAATTCACTTCATCCAAAATTTCAGAGAAAACAGCCTGAGCTGAGAAAATTCGGTTTTTTGCCTGTTGATAAATGATAGAGTTTTTACCGTCCATCACCTCATCACTCAATTCTACATTTCGACGAACCGGAAGACAGTGCATTACTTTTGCCTGATTGGTGTTTTCCAGTTTTTCATTCGTCAACATCCAGTTTTCTTTCACTTCAGGCATTGTTGCATAATCATCAAAAGACGACCAGTTTTTTATATAAATAAAATCTGCATCTTTCAACGCTTCATCCTGATTATGAATCACTTTTACATCTTTTGTGAAATTTTTATCCAAATCATACCCTTCCGGATTCGCAATTACCAACTCAACATCCATTTCCTGCATCCATTCTGCAAAAGAATTTCCAACCGCATGAGCAATAGGTTTAATGTGAGGAGCCCAGGTCAACACCACTTTCGGCTTATGTTCTTTTTTCCAGTTTTCTGTAATCGTGATACAATCTGCCAAACTTTGCAAAGGGTGACGAGTTGCAGATTCCAAAGAGATAACCGGAACTTTTGCATGTTGCTCGAACTGGCTTAAAATACTTTCGTTAACATCATCTTCCTTGCTTTTCATTCCTGCAAAACAACGCACTGCAATGATGTCACAATATTGATTTAATACTTCGATAGCATCTTTGATATGTTCAACCGTATCTCCGTTCATTACAGCACCGTCCGCAAATTCCAGATTCCAGGCCTCTTGAGCTGCGTTTAACGTTAATACATTTAAGCCTAAATTTTGCGCTGCAATCTGACTGCTTAAACGGGTTCTCAAACTTGAATTTAAAAATACGAGTCCGATGGTTTTTCCTTTTCCCTTTTCGGTTTCCGAAAGAGGGTTTTCTTTAATTTGTAAAGCTTTTTTTATAATGTCTTGTAAGTTTTTAACATCACTTACAGAGGTGAATTTTTTCATTTGGAAATTTTTATTTTTTCAATGGACAAACGGAATATCCATTTCATTTTGAATTGATTTTAAAGATTTTTTATCTTACATGTTATCTGAGTTTTTAACGCTAGGTTCGCGAAGTTTTTTTTAATTAAACTTGAAAACATTTTCGTTCGCAAAGGCGTTTCACTCAGCAATTGAAGGTTTTGCTTGTCATTCTGACGAAGGAAGAATTTCAACTATATATTTAAAGATTCTTCACTCCACTTCGTTCCATTCAGAATGACAGAACGCATAATTTTCACAGTTTAAATATTCTCCAATACTTCTTTTAAAGCATTAATAAAAAGATCAGTTTCTTCTTTTTTAATGTTAAGCGCCGGAAGAATCCTCAACACAGCCTTATCATTAGAGTTTCCTGTGAAAATATGATGATTGTACAACAGGCTATTCCTCACTTCCGAGCAATCCCTGTCGAGTTCAATCCCAATCATCAAGCCTTTCCTTCGGATGGTTTTAATATGTGGAAAATCTTTAATTTCATTTTCAATATATTCGCCCATTTCCTGAGCATTTTCGATGAGATTTTCATCTTTCATCACATCTAGTACAGCAATCGCAGCAACACAAGCTAAATGATTCCCGCCAAAAGTTGTTCCCAATAAGCCATTGCTTGCTTTAAATTTAGGATGAATCAATACGGCACCGATTGGGAAACCATTCCCCATTCCTTTTGCTGTTGTGATGAGATCTGCTTCAATTCCAAATTCCTGATGAGCAAAGAAATATCCGCTTCTTCCATAACCTGACTGAACTTCATCTAAAATCAAAGCCGCATCGTATTTTTCGCACAGTTCTTTGATTTTCGTTAAAAATTCAACCGTTGGAATCATAATTCCTCCAACGCCTTGAATTCCTTCAATAATTACAGATGAGATTTCACTTCCTTGATTTTCAAAAACGGCTTCAAGCTGTTCTATATTATTCCATTCAGACTTAATAAATCTTTCGTCATAGTTTACTGGAGCGACAATTTTAGGATTATCAGTCACAGAAACCGCTGCTGAAGTTCTTCCATGAAATGAACGTGAAAAATACAATACTTTGCTTTTTCCGTTATGGAAAGAAGCCAGTTTTAAAGCATTTTCGTTCGCTTCAGCTCCTGAATTACACAGAAATAAATTATAATCTTCCAAACCCGAAAGTTTTCCTAATTTATCAGCTAGTTCAGTTTGCAATTCATTCTGAACCGAATTTGAATAGAAAGATATTTTATCTAACTGGTTTTTTAATTGAGTTTGATAATGCGGATGGTTGTGCCCGATAGAAATTACCGCGTGACCTCCGTAAAAATCAAGGTATTTTTCTCCTTTATCGTCCCAAAGAAATGATCCCTGAGCTTTTACCGGATTTATGTTGAATAATGGATATACATTGAATAAATTCATTTTCTAGTTGATTGTTGTTGGTTGATAGTTGCTGGTTTTACAACTTCATTTTATTATATTTTCTTTTGTCTTGAAACAAAAAAAACAAAAGTTCAAGACTGGAAACTTCCGCTAAAAATTTAAATTAAATCCTAAAATCCCCAAAACTCGCACGAATTGAAGATTTGTTCTTCGATTGAAAGCTTGCCTCGTGCTCAAACAGTGGGAATTTCTTAACGGATTAAATTTCAATTTTCTTAACGCTCCATTTTCCTAGGACGGTTTTGATGCAAGCTTTTAAAATTCACTATTGACTTATTGACAATTCACATTTTAATTCATATCTAAAACGCAATTGGTTTTAAATTCAGTCCTGAATTTTCTTCCCAACCCATTGCAATATTCACGTTTTGAACCGCCTGTCCGGAAGCTCCTTTCAACAAATTGTCAATCGCTGAGTGAATAACCGCAACATTTCCACTCTTTTCTATATGAATCATACAGCGATTGGTATTGACAACCTGTTTTAAATCAATTGCTTTTTCACTTACCTTTACAAAAGGTTCATCTGCATAAAAATCCTTAAACAATTGATTGATATCTGAAAGTTCTAAATCTGTTTTTACCGTGGAACTCGTAAAAATCCCTCTTGCAAAATCCCCTCTCCATGGAACAAAATTCAGACTGATCTCATTTTTATTAAAAGAAACTAACTGCTGTAAGATCTCATCTACATGTTGATGTGTCAGAGTTTTATAAGCCGAAATATTATCATTCCTCCAGGTAAAATGGGTCGTCGGCTGCAAAGACTGACCCGCTCCTGTAGAACCTGTAATTCCCGTTGAGTGCACTTCATTCAACAAACCTTTTTGAGCTAATGGAAGCAAAGCCAATTGAATTGCCGTTGCAAAACATCCAGGATTGGCAATACTTTTCGCTCCTAAGAGTTGTTTTTTGTTGATTTCAGGTAATCCGTAGATAAAATTTCTGTTTGCGAAATCTCCCTCTAAACGAAAATCATTTCCTAAATCGATGACCAACGTTTCATCTTTTACCCCATTTTGAGCTAGCCAATTCTGACTTTCTTTGTGAGGAAGACATAAAAATAAAATATCTACCTCTTCAGGCTGATCTGTTAAAACCATTTCACAAACCGTCGCTAAATCCGGGTACAGATCTGAAATTCTTGTCCCCGAATTTGAACGACTATATAAAAAACTCAAAGACACATTGGGATGAAAAGCCAACAGACGAACCAGTTCGCTTCCTGTGTAACCGTTGGCTCCGATGATTCCTGCTGTTTTTATTTCTTTTTGATTAATCATTTTTTTCAATAATTATTTTTGATAGGATTTTCATCCTACCCTGATTTAAGTCGTCCCTTCGGGACTTCCCGTTGAATTAATTTATATTTTGATTAATCTGATGATATATATTTAAAGAATTGCTTACGATTTTCGTGTAGCCTTTCACATCTTCGCCCGTCCATGCTCTATTTGCTTCGCCATAGCTTCCGAATTTATCAGACATTAGATCATACTTAGATTCAATTCCATTTAAGATAAATCTATAGGGATGAAGCGTTACAAATACTTTTCCGCTAACTGTTTTCTGAGAATCATCTAAGAAAGACTCGATATTTCTCATCACAGGATCTAAGAAAAGTGCTTCGTGAAGCCAGTTTCCGTACCAATCAGACAATTGAGATTTCATCATCTGCTGATATTTTGAAAGCGTA
Above is a genomic segment from Chryseobacterium mulctrae containing:
- a CDS encoding N-acetylornithine carbamoyltransferase, coding for MKKFTSVSDVKNLQDIIKKALQIKENPLSETEKGKGKTIGLVFLNSSLRTRLSSQIAAQNLGLNVLTLNAAQEAWNLEFADGAVMNGDTVEHIKDAIEVLNQYCDIIAVRCFAGMKSKEDDVNESILSQFEQHAKVPVISLESATRHPLQSLADCITITENWKKEHKPKVVLTWAPHIKPIAHAVGNSFAEWMQEMDVELVIANPEGYDLDKNFTKDVKVIHNQDEALKDADFIYIKNWSSFDDYATMPEVKENWMLTNEKLENTNQAKVMHCLPVRRNVELSDEVMDGKNSIIYQQAKNRIFSAQAVFSEILDEVNS
- a CDS encoding aspartate aminotransferase family protein encodes the protein MNLFNVYPLFNINPVKAQGSFLWDDKGEKYLDFYGGHAVISIGHNHPHYQTQLKNQLDKISFYSNSVQNELQTELADKLGKLSGLEDYNLFLCNSGAEANENALKLASFHNGKSKVLYFSRSFHGRTSAAVSVTDNPKIVAPVNYDERFIKSEWNNIEQLEAVFENQGSEISSVIIEGIQGVGGIMIPTVEFLTKIKELCEKYDAALILDEVQSGYGRSGYFFAHQEFGIEADLITTAKGMGNGFPIGAVLIHPKFKASNGLLGTTFGGNHLACVAAIAVLDVMKDENLIENAQEMGEYIENEIKDFPHIKTIRRKGLMIGIELDRDCSEVRNSLLYNHHIFTGNSNDKAVLRILPALNIKKEETDLFINALKEVLENI
- the argC gene encoding N-acetyl-gamma-glutamyl-phosphate reductase, with the protein product MINQKEIKTAGIIGANGYTGSELVRLLAFHPNVSLSFLYSRSNSGTRISDLYPDLATVCEMVLTDQPEEVDILFLCLPHKESQNWLAQNGVKDETLVIDLGNDFRLEGDFANRNFIYGLPEINKKQLLGAKSIANPGCFATAIQLALLPLAQKGLLNEVHSTGITGSTGAGQSLQPTTHFTWRNDNISAYKTLTHQHVDEILQQLVSFNKNEISLNFVPWRGDFARGIFTSSTVKTDLELSDINQLFKDFYADEPFVKVSEKAIDLKQVVNTNRCMIHIEKSGNVAVIHSAIDNLLKGASGQAVQNVNIAMGWEENSGLNLKPIAF